The Mastomys coucha isolate ucsf_1 unplaced genomic scaffold, UCSF_Mcou_1 pScaffold14, whole genome shotgun sequence genome window below encodes:
- the Nmur1 gene encoding neuromedin-U receptor 1, translated as MTPPCLNCSIFPGELSPNASRSPLFCNVSEVKWPFRPEDLNLTDEALRLKFLGPPQMKHFLPICVTYLLIFVVGTLGNGLTCTVILRHKAMHTPTNFYLFSLAVSDLLVLLVGLPLELYEMQQNYPFQLGASACYFRTLLFETVCLASVLNVTALSVERYVAVVRPLQAKSVMTRAHVRRMLGVIWILATLFSLPNTSLHGLRQLYVPCRGLVPDSVTCTLVRPLVFYKLVALATALLFFCLPMVTISVLYLLIGLRLRRERMLLQEEVKGRKTAVTQKTPHRKSQLRDRGRRQVTKMLFALVVVFGICWAPFHAERLMWSLVSHWTDGLHLAYQCVHVASGIFFYLGSAANPVLYSLMSSRFRETFRQALGLGTRCCHRHQPGCHGSHSHLRLTTGSTLCDLGPRNSRDEPLAENGDPGCQQETDPS; from the exons ATG ACTCCTCCCTGCCTCAATTGTTCCATCTTTCCTGGAGAGCTGTCCCCAAATGCTTCAAGGAGCCCCCTGTTCTGCAATGTCAGTGAGGTCAAGTGGCCTTTTCGCCCTGAGGACCTGAACCTTACCGATGAGGCCCTGAGGCTGAAGTTCTTGGGGCCACCGCAGATGAAACACTTTTTGCCCATCTGTGTCACGTACCTGCTGATCTTCGTGGTGGGCACCCTGGGCAACGGGCTGACCTGCACCGTCATCCTGCGCCACAAGGCTATGCACACGCCCACCAACTTCTACCTCTTCAGCCTCGCTGTGTCCGATTTGCTGGTGCTCCTGGTGGGCTTGCCCCTGGAGCTTTATGAGATGCAGCAAAACTACCCGTTCCAGCTGGGTGCGAGTGCCTGCTACTTCCGAACACTGCTCTTTGAGACTGTGTGCCTAGCTTCAGTGCTCAACGTCACAGCCCTGAGTGTGGAGCGTTATGTGGCCGTGGTGCGCCCACTCCAAGCCAAGTCTGTGATGACTCGGGCCCATGTGCGCCGCATGTTGGGGGTCATCTGGATCCTCgctactctcttctctctgcccaaCACCAGCCTGCATGGCCTCAGGCAGCTATATGTGCCCTGCCGGGGGCTGGTGCCCGACTCGGTTACGTGTACGCTGGTGCGTCCCTTGGTCTTCTACAAGCTGGTGGCACTGGCCACCGCTCTGCTCTTCTTCTGTCTGCCCATGGTCACCATCAGTGTGCTGTACCTGCTCATTGGGCTGCGGCTGCGGAGGGAGAGGATGTTGCTCCAAGAGGAGGTCAAGGGCAGGAAAACTGCAGTAACCCAGAAGACCCCCCACAGAAAGAGTCAACTGCGAGATAGAGGACGGAGACAGGTGACCAAGATGCTGT TTGCCCTGGTTGTGGTATTCGGCATCTGCTGGGCTCCATTCCATGCCGAGCGTCTCATGTGGAGCTTGGTGTCCCACTGGACGGACGGCCTGCACCTGGCCTACCAGTGTGTCCACGTTGCCTCTGGTATCTTCTTCTACCTTGGCTCAGCCGCCAACCCGGTGCTCTACAGCCTCATGTCCAGTCGCTTCCGGGAGACCTTCCGGCAAGCCCTGGGCCTTGGAACCCGGTGCTGTCATCGTCACCAACCCGGTTGTCATGGCTCCCATAGCCACCTCAGGTTAACCACAGGCAGCACCCTGTGCGACCTGGGTCCCAGGAACAGCAGGGATGAACCCCTGGCTGAGAATGGGGATCCAGGATGTCAGCAAGAGACAGACCCCTCCTGA